Proteins found in one Salvia splendens isolate huo1 unplaced genomic scaffold, SspV2 ctg1010, whole genome shotgun sequence genomic segment:
- the LOC121788316 gene encoding pentatricopeptide repeat-containing protein At5g61800-like, with protein sequence MQIICMQTSHLISTLNRSCKTIAHIHQVHAQAITRGLFSLHPSLLLSHILHSFTSSLRQHSTTTNHDHTIYFTRIFTLIPNPSAFNYNTIIRAHTALRSSLAALNFFLQMRRTPVAPDFHTFPFVLKACGALQNSLPLARALHAQIVKLGFLIDVFVRNSISSAYCRFGDVDGAKGVFEGSLLRDVVSYNVMIDGFVKAGDIDLARELFDEMPERNAVSWGTLLAGYAKLDLPAEAIELFDSMIDLQVRFDNVALVSVLSACSQLGKMEKGKEIHKYIERNGIELDAYIGTALVDLYAKCGLVETAKEVFASCREQNVALWNAMLMGFAIHGDGSSLLRYFTRMVEDGMKPDGVTILGVLVGCSHSGMISEAKSIFAKMESAYGVPRELKHYGCMADLLARAGMIREAVEMIRGMPMGGDVFVWGGLLGGCKIHGDVEVAEEAAKHVMRVKPEDGSVYSVLAHMYANSGRWDDVVNVRRLRERRWGIRKSAGWSLIELDGMEHEFVSGDCLHPCTEEIYLVLNGLQLHHYEQL encoded by the coding sequence ATGCAAATAATATGCATGCAAACATCTCATCTCATATCCACACTCAACCGTAGCTGCAAAACCATCGCACACATCCACCAAGTCCACGCTCAGGCCATCACCAGAGGCCTCTTCTCTCTCCAcccctctcttcttctctctcacaTCCTCCATTCCTTCACCTCTTCACTCCGACAACACTCCACTACCACCAATCATGACCACACCATTTACTTCACCAGGATTTTCACTCTCATCCCAAACCCCTCAGCTTTCAACTACAACACCATCATCCGAGCACACACCGCCCTCCGCTCTTCCCTCGCCGCCTTAAATTTCTTCCTCCAAATGCGCCGGACACCCGTCGCGCCCGATTTCCACACTTTCCCCTTCGTACTCAAAGCTTGCGGGGCTCTGCAAAACTCGCTTCCGCTTGCGAGGGCTCTCCACGCTCAAATcgtgaaattagggtttttgattGATGTGTTCGTGCGCAATTCGATATCTTCCGCATACTGCAGGTTTGGCGATGTTGATGGGGCGAAAGGGGTTTTTGAAGGAAGCTTGTTGAGGGATGTCGTGAGTTACAATGTGATGATTGATGGGTTTGTTAAGGCTGGTGATATTGATCTTGCTCGGGAACTGTTCGACGAAATGCCTGAACGAAATGCCGTTTCTTGGGGTACCCTTTTGGCTGGCTATGCGAAGCTGGACCTGCCCGCTGAGGCTATTGAATTGTTTGACAGTATGATTGATTTGCAGGTGCGATTCGACAACGTTGCTCTGGTTTCGGTGCTCTCTGCCTGCTCCCAGCTCGGAAAGATGGAGAAAGGTAAAGAGATACACAAATACATAGAGAGAAATGGGATTGAGCTGGACGCCTATATAGGAACCGCGTTGGTTGATCTCTACGCAAAATGCGGGCTGGTTGAAACGGCTAAGGAGGTTTTCGCTTCGTGTCGCGAGCAGAATGTTGCTCTGTGGAATGCGATGCTCATGGGATTCGCCATTCATGGCGATGGCTCATCACTTCTCCGTTATTTTACAAGAATGGTAGAAGACGGGATGAAGCCGGATGGGGTGACGATTCTGGGCGTTCTGGTTGGATGCAGCCACTCGGGGATGATCAGCGAGGCTAAGAGTATTTTCGCAAAGATGGAGAGCGCGTATGGCGTTCCAAGAGAGCTGAAGCACTACGGATGCATGGCGGATCTTCTGGCGCGCGCAGGGATGATAAGAGAGGCTGTGGAGATGATAAGGGGGATGCCGATGGGAGGGGACGTGTTCGTGTGGGGAGGGCTGCTGGGAGGGTGCAAGATACACGGAGACGTGGAGGTGGCTGAGGAGGCTGCGAAGCATGTGATGAGGGTGAAGCCGGAAGATGGCTCGGTGTACTCTGTTTTGGCGCACATGTACGCGAATTCGGGGCGTTGGGACGACGTGGTGAACGTGCGGAGGTTAAGAGAGAGGAGATGGGGGATCAGGAAGAGCGCTGGGTGGAGCTTGATCGAGCTGGATGGGATGGAGCATGAATTTGTTTCTGGGGATTGCTTGCATCCCTGCACCGAGGAGATATACTTGGTTTTGAATGGTTTGCAGCTGCATCACTACGAACAACTCTGA
- the LOC121788318 gene encoding inositol polyphosphate multikinase alpha-like — translation MLKVPDHQVAGHRARDGRLGPLVDDAGRFYKPLQGDERGANEVSFYASFSSNTKIPDHIKSFFPEFDGTRLVEASDGSGMQTHLVLQDLTFSRVNPSIMDIKIGSRTWHQQAPEGYVHRCLKKDRGTSSLPLGFRVSGARIFKSTESGYWEPENRLSIQTLSADEVKLLLKSFVSSNTSEEPHMKPDCAFASTVYGGSNGILSQLVELKAWFEDQTIYHFYSSSVLMMFEKDLASSGKSPRAEIKLVDFAHVHKGNGVIDHNFLGGLCSFIKFISEILTTPEDSSADSLVEDAQRNHIHSENGSVYDVSLN, via the coding sequence ATGCTTAAAGTCCCAGATCATCAGGTTGCTGGACACAGAGCTCGTGATGGACGGCTCGGACCACTTGTTGACGATGCAGGGCGTTTCTACAAGCCACTTCAGGGTGATGAGCGTGGAGCTAACGAGGTCTCTTTCTATGCATCATTCTCTTCAAACACTAAAATTCCTGACCATATCAAAAGCTTCTTCCCCGAGTTTGATGGTACTCGGCTCGTGGAAGCATCTGATGGATCGGGTATGCAAACTCATCTAGTCTTACAAGATCTTACTTTTAGTCGTGTAAATCCATCTATAATGGACATCAAAATTGGTTCAAGGACTTGGCATCAGCAAGCTCCAGAGGGCTACGTTCACAGGTGTTTAAAGAAGGATAGGGGAACTTCCAGCCTTCCGCTAGGATTTAGAGTGTCGGGCGCACGAATCTTTAAAAGCACGGAATCAGGATACTGGGAGCCGGAGAACAGATTGTCGATCCAGACTCTTTCAGCTGATGAAGTTAAGTTGCTTCTGAAAAGCTTTGTTTCTTCTAACACATCAGAAGAGCCGCATATGAAACCAGATTGTGCATTTGCATCAACTGTTTATGGTGGCTCCAATGGTATTTTATCACAGTTGGTGGAATTGAAGGCATGGTTTGAGGATCAAACCATCTATCATTTCTATTCTTCCTCAGTACTTATGATGTTTGAAAAGGATCTTGCATCGAGCGGGAAGAGCCCCCGAGCAGAAATCAAGCTTGTGGATTTCGCCCACGTTCATAAAGGCAATGGGGTTATTGATCATAACTTCCTCGGTGGGCTTTGCTCTTTTATCAAATTCATCTCTGAGATCCTCACAACTCCAGAAGACTCTTCTGCTGATTCCTTAGTAGAAGATGCTCAAAGAAACCACATCCATTCTGAAAATGGTTCAGTCTATGATGTCAGCCTCAATTAA
- the LOC121788317 gene encoding respiratory burst oxidase homolog protein C-like isoform X2, with protein sequence MYKSQMQNSENNQNHHHHHHHHSDTEIVDKASFSGPLSGPLKRPGGGRKSARFNIPGDSPASANSGDDYVEITLDVREDSVAVHSVKAAGGGEVEDPELALLARGLEKRSSFGSSVVRNASSRIRQVSHELKRLASLTRRPQPPGRFDRTKSAAAHALKGLKFISKTDGAAAWAGVEKRFDDITKDTNGLLPRARFGECIGMNKEKESSDFAGELFDALARRRNITGGCINKGQLREFWDQVADQSFDTRLQTFFDMVDKDADGRITEEEVREIIAISASANKLSNIQKQADEYARLIMEELDPNEMGYIMIENLEMLLLQGPSQSVRGERESRNLSKMLSEKLRANEEHGIKRWYRDGRYFLLDNWQRVWVMALWIGVMALLFTWKYIQYKDREAFEVMGHCVCMAKGAAETLKLNMALILLPVCRNTITWLRNKTRLGAAVPFDDNLNFHKVIAIAIAMGVGIHGISHLACDFPRLMRATADEYEDMVPFFGEQPRSYWVFVKGWEGVSGIVMVVLMAIAFTLASPWFRRGKINVPKPLNKLTGFNAFWYSHHLFVIVYASLIIHGIKLYLTKEWYKKTTWMYLALPLTLYASERLIRAFRSSIKAVKILKVAVYPGNVLTLHMSKPQGFKYKSGQYIFVNCAAVSPFEWHPFSITSAPRDDYVSVHIRTLGDWTRQLKQVFSKVW encoded by the exons ATGTACAAATCCCAAATGCAAAATTCGGAAAATAATCAAAaccaccaccatcaccaccaccaccactccgACACTGAAATTGTAGACAAAGCCTCTTTCAGCGGTCCACTTAGTGGGCCGCTGAAGAGGCCGGGCGGGGGGAGGAAAAGCGCCCGATTCAACATCCCGGGAGACTCCCCTGCCTCGGCCAACTCCGGCGATGACTACGTGGAGATCACCCTCGACGTCCGGGAGGACTCGGTGGCGGTGCACAGCGTGAAGGCGGCGGGCGGCGGCGAGGTGGAGGATCCGGAGCTGGCTCTGCTGGCCCGGGGCCTGGAGAAGCGGTCCTCATTCGGATCCTCCGTCGTCCGAAACGCCTCGTCGAGAATCCGGCAGGTCTCGCACGAGCTCAAGCGCCTCGCCTCCCTCACGCGCCGCCCCCAGCCGCCGGGGAGGTTCGACCGGACCAAGTCCGCCGCCGCGCATGCTCTTAAAGGCCTCAAGTTCATCAGCAAGACCGACGGCGCCGCCGCCTGGGCAGGCGTCGAGAAGCGCTTCGACGATATCACCAAAGACACCAACGGCTTGCTCCCTCGCGCCCGCTTTGGCGAATGCATCG GCATGAACAAGGAGAAGGAGTCCAGCGATTTCGCCGGCGAGCTCTTCGACGCGCTAGCGCGGCGGAGGAACATCACCGGCGGGTGTATTAACAAGGGGCAGCTGAGGGAATTCTGGGACCAAGTTGCTGATCAAAGCTTCGATACGCGCCTTCAAACCTTCTTCGACAT GGTTGATAAAGATGCCGATGGCAGAATCACAGAGGAGGAAGTCAGAGAG ATTATTGCAATAAGTGCCTCCGCGAACAAGCTGTCGAATATTCAGAAGCAAGCGGATGAATATGCAAGATTGATTATGGAAGAATTGGACCCTAATGAGATGGGATATATCATG ATTGAGAATTTGGAGATGCTGCTGCTGCAAGGGCCGAGCCAATCGGTTAGAGGCGAGCGCGAGAGCCGGAATCTGAGCAAGATGTTGAGTGAGAAATTGAGGGCAAATGAAGAGCATGGCATAAAGAGGTGGTACAGAGATGGTCGTTACTTTTTGCTTGATAATTGGCAGAGAGTTTGGGTGATGGCTTTGTGGATTGGAGTTATGGCTCTTCTCTTCACTTGGAAATACATCCAATACAAGGATAGAGAGGCCTTCGAGGTGATGGGCCACTGCGTCTGCATGGCCAAAGGCGCCGCCGAGACCCTAAAGCTCAACATGGCTCTCATTCTCCTCCCCGTCTGTCGGAACACCATCACCTGGCTCCGGAACAAGACCAGGCTCGGGGCCGCCGTCCCCTTTGACGACAATCTCAACTTCCACAAG gttATTGCGATCGCGATTGCAATGGGAGTTGGAATACATGGGATAAGCCATCTAGCGTGTGATTTTCCCCGTCTCATGAGGGCGACGGCAGATGAGTACGAGGACATGGTGCCTTTCTTCGGGGAGCAGCCGAGGAGCTATTGGGTGTTCGTCAAAGGGTGGGAAGGTGTGAGCGGAATTGTGATGGTAGTGCTAATGgcaatagccttcacactagcTTCACCGTGGTTTAGGAGAGGAAAAATTAATGTACCAAAGCCTTTGAATAAGCTCACCGGATTCAATGCGTTTTGGTATTCGCATCATCTATTTGTGATTGTATACGCTTCCCTCATTATTcacggcatcaagctctacttgACCAAAGAATGGTACAAGAAAACG ACGTGGATGTATTTGGCCCTTCCGCTTACTCTCTATGCCTCCGAAAGATTGATTAGGGCATTTAGGTCGAGCATCAAGGCAGTCAAGATCCTGAAG GTGGCTGTGTACCCCGGGAATGTGCTAACGCTTCACATGTCTAAGCCGCAAGGATTTAAATACAAAAGTGGGCAATACATTTTCGTCAATTGTGCTGCTGTTTCCCCATTCGAGTG GCACCCATTTTCCATTACTTCAGCACCCAGAGACGATTATGTTAGTGTTCACATCAGAACACTTGGTGATTGGACCAGGCAATTGAAACAAGTATTTTCTAAG GTTTGGTAA
- the LOC121788317 gene encoding respiratory burst oxidase homolog protein C-like isoform X1 produces the protein MYKSQMQNSENNQNHHHHHHHHSDTEIVDKASFSGPLSGPLKRPGGGRKSARFNIPGDSPASANSGDDYVEITLDVREDSVAVHSVKAAGGGEVEDPELALLARGLEKRSSFGSSVVRNASSRIRQVSHELKRLASLTRRPQPPGRFDRTKSAAAHALKGLKFISKTDGAAAWAGVEKRFDDITKDTNGLLPRARFGECIGMNKEKESSDFAGELFDALARRRNITGGCINKGQLREFWDQVADQSFDTRLQTFFDMVDKDADGRITEEEVREIIAISASANKLSNIQKQADEYARLIMEELDPNEMGYIMIENLEMLLLQGPSQSVRGERESRNLSKMLSEKLRANEEHGIKRWYRDGRYFLLDNWQRVWVMALWIGVMALLFTWKYIQYKDREAFEVMGHCVCMAKGAAETLKLNMALILLPVCRNTITWLRNKTRLGAAVPFDDNLNFHKVIAIAIAMGVGIHGISHLACDFPRLMRATADEYEDMVPFFGEQPRSYWVFVKGWEGVSGIVMVVLMAIAFTLASPWFRRGKINVPKPLNKLTGFNAFWYSHHLFVIVYASLIIHGIKLYLTKEWYKKTTWMYLALPLTLYASERLIRAFRSSIKAVKILKVAVYPGNVLTLHMSKPQGFKYKSGQYIFVNCAAVSPFEWHPFSITSAPRDDYVSVHIRTLGDWTRQLKQVFSKVPQFPIYIHFIFIHHPSVTTYNELYLFAI, from the exons ATGTACAAATCCCAAATGCAAAATTCGGAAAATAATCAAAaccaccaccatcaccaccaccaccactccgACACTGAAATTGTAGACAAAGCCTCTTTCAGCGGTCCACTTAGTGGGCCGCTGAAGAGGCCGGGCGGGGGGAGGAAAAGCGCCCGATTCAACATCCCGGGAGACTCCCCTGCCTCGGCCAACTCCGGCGATGACTACGTGGAGATCACCCTCGACGTCCGGGAGGACTCGGTGGCGGTGCACAGCGTGAAGGCGGCGGGCGGCGGCGAGGTGGAGGATCCGGAGCTGGCTCTGCTGGCCCGGGGCCTGGAGAAGCGGTCCTCATTCGGATCCTCCGTCGTCCGAAACGCCTCGTCGAGAATCCGGCAGGTCTCGCACGAGCTCAAGCGCCTCGCCTCCCTCACGCGCCGCCCCCAGCCGCCGGGGAGGTTCGACCGGACCAAGTCCGCCGCCGCGCATGCTCTTAAAGGCCTCAAGTTCATCAGCAAGACCGACGGCGCCGCCGCCTGGGCAGGCGTCGAGAAGCGCTTCGACGATATCACCAAAGACACCAACGGCTTGCTCCCTCGCGCCCGCTTTGGCGAATGCATCG GCATGAACAAGGAGAAGGAGTCCAGCGATTTCGCCGGCGAGCTCTTCGACGCGCTAGCGCGGCGGAGGAACATCACCGGCGGGTGTATTAACAAGGGGCAGCTGAGGGAATTCTGGGACCAAGTTGCTGATCAAAGCTTCGATACGCGCCTTCAAACCTTCTTCGACAT GGTTGATAAAGATGCCGATGGCAGAATCACAGAGGAGGAAGTCAGAGAG ATTATTGCAATAAGTGCCTCCGCGAACAAGCTGTCGAATATTCAGAAGCAAGCGGATGAATATGCAAGATTGATTATGGAAGAATTGGACCCTAATGAGATGGGATATATCATG ATTGAGAATTTGGAGATGCTGCTGCTGCAAGGGCCGAGCCAATCGGTTAGAGGCGAGCGCGAGAGCCGGAATCTGAGCAAGATGTTGAGTGAGAAATTGAGGGCAAATGAAGAGCATGGCATAAAGAGGTGGTACAGAGATGGTCGTTACTTTTTGCTTGATAATTGGCAGAGAGTTTGGGTGATGGCTTTGTGGATTGGAGTTATGGCTCTTCTCTTCACTTGGAAATACATCCAATACAAGGATAGAGAGGCCTTCGAGGTGATGGGCCACTGCGTCTGCATGGCCAAAGGCGCCGCCGAGACCCTAAAGCTCAACATGGCTCTCATTCTCCTCCCCGTCTGTCGGAACACCATCACCTGGCTCCGGAACAAGACCAGGCTCGGGGCCGCCGTCCCCTTTGACGACAATCTCAACTTCCACAAG gttATTGCGATCGCGATTGCAATGGGAGTTGGAATACATGGGATAAGCCATCTAGCGTGTGATTTTCCCCGTCTCATGAGGGCGACGGCAGATGAGTACGAGGACATGGTGCCTTTCTTCGGGGAGCAGCCGAGGAGCTATTGGGTGTTCGTCAAAGGGTGGGAAGGTGTGAGCGGAATTGTGATGGTAGTGCTAATGgcaatagccttcacactagcTTCACCGTGGTTTAGGAGAGGAAAAATTAATGTACCAAAGCCTTTGAATAAGCTCACCGGATTCAATGCGTTTTGGTATTCGCATCATCTATTTGTGATTGTATACGCTTCCCTCATTATTcacggcatcaagctctacttgACCAAAGAATGGTACAAGAAAACG ACGTGGATGTATTTGGCCCTTCCGCTTACTCTCTATGCCTCCGAAAGATTGATTAGGGCATTTAGGTCGAGCATCAAGGCAGTCAAGATCCTGAAG GTGGCTGTGTACCCCGGGAATGTGCTAACGCTTCACATGTCTAAGCCGCAAGGATTTAAATACAAAAGTGGGCAATACATTTTCGTCAATTGTGCTGCTGTTTCCCCATTCGAGTG GCACCCATTTTCCATTACTTCAGCACCCAGAGACGATTATGTTAGTGTTCACATCAGAACACTTGGTGATTGGACCAGGCAATTGAAACAAGTATTTTCTAAGGTACCCCAATTTCCTATATATATTCACTTTATATTCATTCATCATCCATCTGTTACAACTTATAACGAACTCTATTTATTTGCCATTTAA